The proteins below are encoded in one region of Tomitella fengzijianii:
- a CDS encoding TetR/AcrR family transcriptional regulator gives MSYWEHRKPVRRARAVDVEAVARASAALMDAGGLGALTVRAVATRLGVAPASLYSRVESVDDLFDLALDQALSDDEDVQQGMRGMGIHDLMLAFHGHLLRHPWACQVIGFRAPRGPGYLRLSEHMCSLLTESNVQDPLSASYTLSNFVIGCATTASVSDDERFRPVDPRVAPLYARLHAEDAADAHRIVATGLAALLQYHSTVQPDL, from the coding sequence ATGAGCTACTGGGAGCACCGCAAGCCGGTGCGCAGGGCGCGGGCGGTCGACGTCGAGGCCGTCGCCCGCGCGTCGGCCGCGTTGATGGACGCCGGTGGACTCGGTGCGCTGACGGTCCGGGCGGTGGCGACCCGGCTCGGGGTCGCTCCCGCCAGCCTGTACTCGCGCGTGGAATCCGTCGACGATCTGTTCGACCTCGCTCTCGATCAGGCGTTGAGCGACGACGAGGACGTGCAGCAGGGGATGCGCGGGATGGGCATCCACGACCTCATGCTCGCCTTCCACGGGCATCTGCTTCGACACCCGTGGGCTTGTCAGGTCATCGGGTTCCGCGCGCCCCGTGGACCGGGCTACCTGCGCCTGTCCGAGCACATGTGCAGTCTGCTGACGGAATCGAACGTGCAGGATCCGCTCAGCGCCTCGTACACGCTGTCGAACTTCGTCATCGGATGTGCGACGACCGCATCCGTGTCCGACGACGAGCGATTCCGCCCGGTCGATCCGCGCGTCGCCCCGCTGTACGCCCGGTTGCATGCCGAGGATGCCGCCGACGCCCACCGCATCGTCGCCACCGGTCTGGCCGCGCTCCTGCAGTACCACTCGACCGTGCAGCCCGACCTCTAG
- a CDS encoding phosphopantetheine adenylyltransferase: MLVVAGLINTVPALGALSADMAYAAYGIEPGGSGTAVLLRHRGMLFGVIGIGLVAAAFRPDLRAAAVGANAISFAGFLALVLMEGPVNPEIARVAAVDTAALGVLACGAALLRSDEDDVRR, encoded by the coding sequence ATGCTGGTTGTCGCCGGACTGATCAACACGGTGCCGGCACTGGGAGCGCTGTCGGCGGACATGGCCTACGCGGCATACGGAATCGAGCCGGGCGGTTCGGGGACGGCAGTGTTGCTGCGCCATCGCGGCATGCTGTTCGGGGTCATCGGCATCGGGCTGGTGGCCGCGGCGTTCCGCCCGGACCTCCGCGCGGCGGCGGTGGGGGCGAATGCGATCAGCTTCGCGGGATTCCTCGCGCTGGTGCTGATGGAGGGGCCGGTGAACCCGGAGATCGCACGGGTGGCGGCGGTGGACACCGCCGCCCTGGGAGTGCTGGCGTGCGGCGCCGCCCTGCTGCGTTCGGACGAAGACGACGTGAGGCGATGA